From Paenibacillus physcomitrellae, the proteins below share one genomic window:
- a CDS encoding nicotinate phosphoribosyltransferase: MLTTGLALHTDKYQINMLYAHWMNGSHLRKAVFEAYFRKLPFGNGYAVFAGLERIVNYLVNLRFTEEDLAYLAKQEENYKPEFLEMLRDFKFRGTLLSMKEGALVFPNEPLIRVEGTIMEAQLIETALLNFMNFQTLIATKASRIKQVAPDDILLEFGTRRAQEADAAFWGARAAYIAGFDATSNMLAGEYFGIPTKGTHAHSWVQGFESEEEAFALYAKALPDQVTLLVDTYDTLKSGVPNAIKTAKWLASQGKRMSSIRLDSGDLAYLSIQARKMLDDAGLSYVKIVASNDLDENTIFNLKAQGARIDIWGVGTQLITAADQPALGGVYKLVERQKGDTMVPTIKISGNPEKISTPGKKEVYRLISRSDKKAMGDYITYPNEAIPEERNNKLRLKHPLNSTLQKTVKNFEVMRMLEPIFEDGKLVYELPNLDQVRDYHKQQLSLFWPEYLRKLNPEIYRISLSEEVWNQRQSMIEAYLEQHEE; the protein is encoded by the coding sequence ATGCTAACGACAGGTTTGGCGCTGCATACGGATAAATACCAAATCAATATGCTTTATGCGCACTGGATGAATGGAAGCCATTTGAGAAAGGCCGTATTTGAAGCTTATTTCCGTAAGCTTCCGTTCGGCAATGGCTACGCCGTATTTGCGGGACTGGAGCGCATTGTGAACTATTTGGTGAACCTCCGGTTTACCGAGGAGGATCTGGCCTATTTGGCCAAGCAGGAGGAAAATTATAAACCCGAGTTTCTGGAGATGCTTAGGGACTTCAAGTTTAGAGGCACCTTGCTGTCCATGAAGGAGGGGGCTTTGGTATTTCCGAATGAGCCGCTGATTCGTGTAGAAGGCACTATTATGGAAGCCCAGCTCATTGAAACGGCGCTGCTGAACTTTATGAACTTCCAGACGTTGATTGCCACTAAAGCTTCAAGAATCAAGCAGGTAGCGCCTGATGACATCCTGCTGGAATTCGGAACAAGACGTGCCCAGGAAGCCGATGCGGCTTTTTGGGGAGCGAGAGCGGCGTATATAGCGGGTTTTGACGCGACGTCGAATATGCTTGCCGGAGAATATTTCGGGATTCCGACGAAAGGCACGCATGCCCACTCCTGGGTTCAGGGTTTTGAGTCCGAGGAAGAAGCATTTGCGCTTTATGCCAAAGCGCTGCCAGATCAAGTAACGCTGCTGGTGGATACGTATGATACGCTCAAAAGCGGTGTGCCAAATGCCATCAAAACAGCGAAGTGGCTGGCTTCCCAAGGCAAACGGATGAGCTCGATCCGGCTGGACAGCGGAGATTTGGCTTATTTGTCTATCCAGGCCCGAAAAATGCTGGACGATGCCGGCTTATCTTACGTCAAAATCGTCGCCTCGAACGACCTCGATGAGAACACGATCTTCAACTTGAAGGCCCAAGGTGCGCGGATTGATATTTGGGGAGTTGGAACACAGCTGATTACAGCTGCTGACCAGCCTGCGCTTGGAGGCGTTTATAAGCTCGTAGAGCGTCAAAAAGGCGACACGATGGTGCCTACGATCAAGATTTCCGGGAATCCGGAGAAGATCAGCACCCCGGGGAAAAAAGAAGTATACCGCCTGATCAGCCGCAGTGATAAAAAGGCTATGGGCGACTATATAACTTACCCGAACGAAGCCATTCCGGAAGAGCGGAACAATAAACTTCGTCTGAAGCATCCGCTGAATTCCACACTGCAGAAGACCGTCAAAAACTTTGAAGTGATGCGGATGCTGGAGCCTATCTTTGAGGACGGAAAACTCGTCTACGAGCTGCCGAATCTGGATCAGGTCCGTGATTACCATAAACAGCAGCTTTCACTGTTCTGGCCGGAATATCTGCGCAAGCTTAATCCGGAAATCTACCGCATCAGCTTGAGCGAAGAGGTTTGGAACCAGCGGCAGTCGATGATTGAAGCTTATTTGGAACAGCATGAGGAATAA
- a CDS encoding MogA/MoaB family molybdenum cofactor biosynthesis protein, producing MRSVDEHKAEAPASVTCQVITVSDTRTKENDTSGKLMLELLEHHGYSVVDYRIVKDEYDELRNLLHESAEDSRIQAVLLSGGTGIAPRDTTYEAVSSMLGKELPGFGEIFRYLSFAEDIGSAAILSRAIAGVMNETAVFSMPGSIGAVKLAMERIILPELRHVMREIYKK from the coding sequence ATGAGATCTGTAGACGAACACAAAGCGGAGGCCCCTGCTTCCGTCACCTGCCAAGTCATCACAGTGTCTGATACACGCACCAAAGAAAATGATACAAGCGGCAAGCTGATGCTTGAGCTGCTTGAGCATCACGGATATTCCGTCGTCGACTATAGAATTGTCAAAGACGAATACGATGAGCTTCGTAATCTTCTCCATGAGTCGGCAGAGGACAGCCGAATTCAGGCTGTTTTGCTAAGTGGTGGGACCGGAATTGCTCCCCGCGACACGACTTATGAAGCGGTGAGCAGCATGCTCGGGAAAGAATTGCCGGGCTTTGGCGAAATTTTCCGTTATCTCAGTTTTGCCGAAGACATTGGTTCCGCAGCCATCTTAAGCCGCGCTATCGCCGGGGTTATGAACGAAACCGCCGTATTCTCCATGCCGGGGTCTATCGGTGCCGTAAAGCTTGCGATGGAACGGATCATCCTTCCGGAATTAAGACATGTCATGCGCGAGATCTATAAGAAATAG